A genomic region of Noviherbaspirillum sp. L7-7A contains the following coding sequences:
- a CDS encoding YetF domain-containing protein produces the protein MTGIFDVDWAEVFAFGVSPLEVVVRGTAMYWFLFVIFRFVVRRDVGSVGVADILILVIVADAAQNGMSGEYTSVADGMVLVGTLIFWNALLDRLSFHFPAFARFTEAPPLLLVKDGRMLRANMRREYITEDELWTQLRQQGVDDLAQVKKAFLEPDGEFSVIRKDG, from the coding sequence ATGACCGGCATCTTCGACGTCGATTGGGCCGAAGTGTTCGCCTTCGGCGTGTCGCCGCTTGAAGTCGTCGTACGCGGCACGGCAATGTACTGGTTCCTGTTCGTGATCTTCCGCTTTGTCGTGCGACGGGATGTCGGCTCGGTTGGCGTGGCAGACATCCTTATCCTGGTCATCGTCGCCGATGCGGCCCAGAACGGCATGTCCGGCGAATACACCTCGGTTGCCGACGGCATGGTGCTGGTTGGCACCCTGATCTTCTGGAACGCGCTCCTCGACCGCCTCAGCTTTCACTTTCCCGCCTTTGCCCGTTTCACCGAAGCGCCTCCGCTGCTGCTCGTCAAGGACGGCCGCATGTTGCGCGCCAATATGCGGCGCGAGTACATCACCGAGGATGAACTCTGGACGCAGCTGCGCCAGCAGGGCGTGGACGACCTGGCGCAGGTGAAGAAGGCGTTTCTGGAGCCGGATGGCGAGTTCAGCGTGATCCGCAAGGACGGATAG
- a CDS encoding BON domain-containing protein translates to MKNTTRTSALMMALLLSTAMLGACKKADDTATTPAASGTTATTTTTTTTPAAPAATTGTTTAPAADNAAAAANNAAAAANNAAAAAGTAANNATDKAGDALSDSAITGKVKAALLADAEVKGTDINVETNKGDVMLSGFVESQAQIDKAATLAKNIDGVKQVSNKLEIKK, encoded by the coding sequence ATGAAAAACACCACACGCACTTCCGCACTGATGATGGCCCTGCTGCTGTCGACCGCCATGCTCGGCGCCTGCAAGAAGGCCGATGACACGGCCACCACGCCGGCGGCCAGCGGCACCACCGCAACCACAACCACCACCACGACCACGCCGGCCGCGCCTGCCGCAACCACTGGCACCACCACCGCGCCGGCCGCTGACAATGCCGCCGCCGCCGCCAATAATGCCGCCGCCGCCGCCAACAATGCCGCCGCCGCTGCGGGCACCGCCGCCAACAATGCCACCGACAAGGCCGGCGATGCGCTGAGCGATTCCGCCATCACCGGCAAGGTCAAGGCAGCGCTGCTGGCCGACGCCGAGGTGAAGGGTACGGACATCAATGTCGAGACCAACAAGGGCGATGTGATGCTGAGCGGTTTCGTCGAAAGCCAGGCGCAGATCGACAAGGCGGCCACGCTGGCCAAGAACATCGACGGCGTCAAGCAGGTCAGCAACAAGCTCGAAATCAAGAAGTGA
- the dusA gene encoding tRNA dihydrouridine(20/20a) synthase DusA → MNSNTYKKRTVSVAPMMDWTDRHCRMFHRQISRHTWLYTEMVTTGALLHGDVPRHLDFDGAEHPVALQLGGSDPSDLAHSARLGQQWGYDEINLNCGCPSERVQKGAFGACLMAEPQLVADCVKAMRDAVDIDVTVKHRIGLDQHESYDFVRDFVGTIAEAGCATFIVHARNAILKGLSPKENREIPPLRYECAYRLKRDFPALEIILNGGVRTLAEIDTHLQHVDGVMLGREAYHNPWIMAEFDARYYGDTAAPRSRADVLAAMLPYIREQLDLHGPDAPGGGLRLNSITRHMLGLTMGLPGARRFRQMLSDPKQLAKGDPALLLDALASLPAAA, encoded by the coding sequence ATGAATTCAAACACGTACAAGAAAAGGACAGTTTCAGTCGCGCCGATGATGGACTGGACGGACCGCCACTGCCGCATGTTCCACCGCCAGATCAGCCGCCACACCTGGCTCTACACCGAAATGGTGACCACCGGCGCGCTGCTGCATGGCGACGTGCCGCGCCACCTGGACTTCGATGGCGCCGAGCATCCGGTCGCCCTGCAGCTGGGCGGCAGCGATCCGTCTGACTTGGCGCACAGTGCGCGCCTGGGACAGCAGTGGGGCTATGACGAAATCAACCTCAATTGCGGCTGCCCGTCAGAACGGGTGCAGAAGGGCGCCTTTGGCGCCTGCCTGATGGCCGAGCCGCAACTGGTGGCCGACTGCGTCAAGGCGATGCGGGATGCGGTCGATATCGATGTCACCGTCAAGCATCGCATTGGCCTCGACCAGCACGAGTCCTATGATTTCGTGCGCGACTTCGTGGGCACCATCGCCGAGGCTGGCTGCGCCACCTTCATCGTGCATGCCCGCAATGCGATCCTGAAGGGCCTGAGCCCGAAGGAAAACCGTGAGATCCCGCCGCTGCGCTATGAGTGTGCCTACCGCCTCAAGCGCGATTTCCCTGCGCTGGAAATCATCCTCAACGGCGGCGTGCGCACGCTGGCCGAGATCGACACCCATCTGCAGCATGTCGATGGCGTGATGCTGGGTCGCGAGGCTTACCATAATCCATGGATCATGGCCGAATTCGACGCCCGCTACTACGGGGACACCGCCGCGCCGAGGTCGCGCGCCGACGTGCTGGCGGCCATGCTTCCCTATATCCGCGAGCAACTCGACCTGCATGGTCCGGATGCACCGGGGGGCGGACTTCGGCTCAACAGCATCACCCGCCACATGCTGGGTCTCACCATGGGCCTGCCCGGCGCCCGCCGCTTCAGGCAAATGCTGTCGGACCCGAAGCAACTGGCCAAGGGCGACCCGGCACTACTGCTGGACGCCCTGGCCAGCTTGCCTGCCGCTGCCTGA
- a CDS encoding flagellar brake protein yields the protein MDEILTFDSLHLHAGTRLQILIVRDVKPIAYFSTLIGFVRDEYLIVKIPQLGKNMVSMREGDRLMVRVFSGLSVGVFNVTVMRVFLHPVYYLHVSFPDLIQGSRLRSAMRVKVDVPCKVVCANDPPVELQARLADVSMVGALVESAAEIGAEGDEVQLSFTINNRFSETEIPIETRVIVRSAQARSADENGPIVHTYGLEFKGLSQTDELMLQNFTYEIIMSDRRNII from the coding sequence ATGGATGAAATCCTCACGTTTGACTCATTGCATTTACATGCCGGAACGCGGTTGCAGATCTTGATCGTCAGGGACGTCAAGCCTATCGCCTATTTCTCGACGCTGATCGGCTTTGTTCGCGATGAATACCTGATCGTGAAGATTCCACAGCTTGGCAAGAACATGGTGTCCATGCGCGAAGGCGACAGGCTCATGGTCCGGGTATTTTCGGGGCTGAGCGTGGGCGTGTTCAATGTGACGGTCATGCGGGTATTCCTGCATCCGGTGTACTACCTGCATGTCTCCTTTCCCGACCTTATCCAGGGCTCGCGGCTGCGCTCGGCAATGCGGGTGAAGGTCGATGTCCCCTGCAAGGTGGTTTGTGCCAACGACCCACCGGTGGAACTGCAGGCGCGACTGGCTGACGTGAGCATGGTCGGCGCTCTGGTCGAGTCGGCAGCGGAGATCGGTGCGGAAGGCGATGAGGTGCAGCTCAGCTTCACGATTAATAACCGGTTCAGCGAGACCGAGATTCCGATCGAGACAAGAGTTATCGTGCGCAGCGCGCAGGCCAGGTCAGCGGACGAAAACGGCCCGATCGTCCACACCTATGGCCTGGAGTTCAAGGGCTTGTCTCAGACGGACGAACTGATGCTCCAGAACTTCACCTATGAAATCATCATGAGCGACCGCCGCAATATCATCTGA
- a CDS encoding PAS domain S-box protein translates to MNSFTQAQDEDLRLASLHAIGILDTPPEERFDRITRLAQRMFGVPIALVSLVDRDRQWFKSRCGLSETETPRTIAFCDHAIRQEAALVVPDACDDSRFSRNPLVTGEPGIRFYAGQAIKSPDGHAIGTLCIIDTRPREITVGDLACLKDLAHLVEAEIAQTALAHAAIRNKQALRQAHDAFRATFEQAAVGIAHVALDGTFLRVNQALCELLGYSADELMATTFQHITFPPDLEKDLARTEGLLSGQQRTFSLEKRYVTSHGAVIWINLTTSLLRHDDGTPRYFVSVIENIQEKKLAEFALQRLNADLEERIAERTQALEESNRSLQVEVEQRVRAQVRLKASEEHFRTIIESANDAFIATDANGSITDWNSTAERLFGWRRDEAIGKRLTNTLVPLKLQAEFEKGMSEILTTGDSPYLNRQLEMRARTKSGSEVPVEMMLTAYRIDGAVLFGAFLRDITERRQAARRIEEKERLLDAVLDTIDVGVVACDADGRLTLFNRAARAFHGLGPQDLTPDKWAREYRLYQPDGRTRLRTGDIPLVRAFNGETVHDQEMVIASDNHAARVLLASGKAMIDSKGKKLGAVVAMKDISAIKQSERCSAESELRLRAITENLPVMIAQVDRDGRFLYINERGARYYGSTSGHLTGRHVRQAHEKRPEEFEMVRPYLERVLAGERVSFELEMQLWGKKAHYHATYLPRHDAAGRADGFYAIGMDITARKNSELSQAKSEARLRTITDNLPVYIAYVDSDLVYRFANATYHDWLGMSPADMIGKPVVQVIGTDAFEERKSHFLECLEGKEVRFEIDMEVNGATRSLQSVYIPQVDDGRVSGIYILSTDITTLRQQERQLQVQARVDSLTGLLNRRAFEERLGDALGRMSRTGASLALLYLDVDHFKQINDTFGHAAGDIVLKEFGQRLRLAIRSTDTVARLGGDEFTVILDGVGNEKEAAGVAQKILEAIAHPFNVEGRDQDVSTSIGVAFTSAAGIGMQALSRKADEALYEVKRAGRGHYHVIVAEK, encoded by the coding sequence ATGAACTCATTTACTCAGGCGCAGGACGAAGACCTCCGCCTGGCAAGCCTGCATGCCATCGGCATTCTGGACACTCCGCCAGAAGAGCGGTTTGACCGCATCACCCGTCTGGCGCAGCGGATGTTCGGTGTGCCCATTGCCCTGGTGAGCCTGGTGGACCGGGACCGGCAGTGGTTCAAGTCCCGCTGTGGCCTGTCGGAGACGGAAACGCCCCGCACGATCGCATTTTGCGACCACGCCATTCGGCAGGAGGCTGCGCTGGTCGTGCCGGATGCCTGCGACGATTCCCGCTTTTCGAGGAACCCGCTGGTGACCGGCGAGCCGGGCATCCGCTTCTATGCCGGCCAGGCGATCAAGTCGCCAGACGGGCATGCGATCGGCACGCTGTGCATCATCGATACAAGGCCTCGTGAAATCACGGTCGGGGATCTGGCCTGCCTGAAGGATCTTGCCCATCTTGTTGAGGCGGAGATCGCACAGACCGCGCTGGCCCATGCCGCGATCAGGAACAAGCAGGCGCTCAGGCAGGCCCATGATGCATTTCGCGCCACCTTCGAGCAGGCAGCAGTCGGCATTGCCCACGTTGCACTGGATGGCACCTTCCTGCGCGTGAACCAGGCGCTGTGCGAGCTGCTGGGCTACTCGGCGGACGAGCTGATGGCAACCACTTTCCAGCACATTACCTTTCCGCCGGACCTGGAAAAAGACCTCGCCCGGACCGAAGGGCTGTTGAGCGGCCAGCAGAGAACGTTTTCGCTGGAAAAGCGTTACGTCACCAGCCACGGGGCAGTCATCTGGATCAACCTGACGACTTCCCTGCTGCGCCACGACGATGGAACGCCACGCTATTTCGTGTCCGTCATCGAGAATATCCAGGAAAAAAAGCTTGCCGAATTCGCCCTGCAGCGGCTCAACGCCGATCTGGAGGAGCGCATCGCGGAACGCACCCAGGCCCTCGAGGAAAGCAACCGGTCGCTGCAGGTCGAAGTCGAGCAACGGGTGCGCGCGCAGGTCCGTCTCAAGGCCAGCGAAGAGCATTTCCGGACCATCATCGAAAGCGCGAACGACGCGTTCATCGCCACGGATGCCAACGGCAGCATCACTGATTGGAACAGTACCGCTGAACGCCTGTTTGGCTGGCGCCGCGACGAGGCCATCGGCAAGCGGCTGACCAATACCCTGGTTCCCCTTAAGCTGCAAGCCGAGTTCGAGAAAGGGATGAGCGAGATCCTCACCACCGGCGACAGCCCCTACCTGAACCGGCAGCTGGAAATGCGGGCCAGAACCAAGTCCGGCAGCGAGGTGCCGGTCGAGATGATGCTGACAGCGTACCGGATCGACGGCGCCGTGCTGTTCGGCGCCTTTCTGCGTGACATTACCGAGCGCAGGCAGGCAGCCAGGAGAATAGAGGAAAAGGAGCGCCTGCTCGACGCGGTGCTCGACACGATCGACGTGGGCGTCGTGGCATGCGATGCGGATGGGAGGCTGACCCTGTTCAACCGGGCTGCGCGGGCGTTCCATGGCCTGGGTCCTCAAGACCTGACGCCGGACAAATGGGCGCGGGAGTACAGGCTGTACCAGCCCGACGGCAGGACACGCCTGCGGACCGGCGACATCCCGCTGGTGCGCGCATTCAATGGCGAAACCGTCCACGACCAGGAAATGGTAATCGCGTCAGACAACCATGCCGCGCGGGTGTTGCTGGCCAGCGGGAAGGCAATGATCGATTCGAAAGGCAAGAAGCTGGGCGCGGTGGTGGCCATGAAGGACATCAGCGCCATCAAGCAGTCTGAACGCTGCAGCGCCGAGAGCGAGCTGCGCCTGCGGGCCATTACCGAAAACCTGCCGGTGATGATCGCGCAGGTCGACCGCGACGGCAGATTCCTGTATATCAACGAGCGCGGGGCACGCTACTACGGCAGCACCAGCGGCCATCTGACTGGCAGGCATGTGAGGCAGGCGCACGAGAAGCGGCCCGAGGAGTTCGAGATGGTCCGGCCTTACCTGGAACGGGTATTGGCGGGCGAACGGGTCAGCTTCGAGCTGGAAATGCAGCTATGGGGCAAGAAAGCGCATTACCATGCCACCTATCTGCCCAGGCACGACGCAGCGGGACGCGCCGACGGCTTCTATGCGATCGGCATGGACATCACAGCGCGCAAGAACAGCGAACTGTCGCAGGCGAAAAGCGAGGCCAGGCTGCGGACCATTACCGACAACCTGCCGGTCTATATCGCCTATGTCGACAGCGATCTGGTGTACCGCTTTGCCAATGCCACCTACCATGACTGGCTCGGCATGTCGCCGGCCGACATGATAGGCAAGCCGGTGGTGCAGGTCATCGGCACCGATGCCTTCGAGGAACGCAAGAGCCACTTCCTGGAATGCCTGGAGGGGAAGGAGGTACGGTTCGAGATCGACATGGAAGTCAACGGCGCCACACGCTCGCTGCAGTCCGTCTACATCCCCCAGGTAGATGACGGCAGGGTGTCGGGCATCTACATCCTGTCCACCGACATCACCACGCTCAGGCAGCAGGAGCGGCAATTGCAGGTGCAGGCCCGGGTGGATTCCCTGACCGGCCTGCTGAACCGCCGCGCCTTCGAGGAACGTCTCGGCGATGCGCTCGGCCGCATGAGCCGCACCGGTGCAAGTCTTGCGCTGCTGTATCTCGATGTAGACCATTTCAAGCAGATCAACGACACCTTCGGCCATGCCGCCGGCGATATCGTGCTGAAGGAATTCGGCCAGCGGCTGCGTCTGGCGATACGCTCGACCGATACCGTTGCCCGCCTGGGCGGCGACGAGTTCACCGTCATCCTTGATGGCGTCGGCAACGAAAAGGAAGCAGCCGGCGTGGCGCAGAAGATCCTGGAGGCCATTGCCCATCCCTTCAACGTCGAAGGACGGGACCAGGACGTATCCACCAGCATCGGCGTCGCCTTTACCAGCGCGGCTGGCATCGGCATGCAGGCGCTGTCGCGTAAAGCCGATGAAGCGCTCTACGAGGTCAAGCGCGCCGGCCGCGGCCACTACCATGTGATCGTTGCGGAGAAGTGA
- a CDS encoding PepSY-associated TM helix domain-containing protein, with amino-acid sequence MRATAVWLHRYLGLALGALLLVSGLSGAWIVFGKQVDASLNDGLLRVQPQAARAPLEQVLAAARQGAPGLDVKTVFIPEQPDLALEIWFRGTDLRAYVNPYSGALKGTRRAGDSLNGFLLDLHMHLLSGKTGEQVMGWVGLGALALCLAGLWLWWPRRGDYRKALGVKWGASPYRVWRDLHKLTGVVLCLFMVMGAGTGAALALHDVLTEPLLKALTGEGTRRKPPLSRPPAPAAMAASLSAMLQEASRLYPDGRVTRVGLPSRPDEAVMVRMRLPGEIHQYGRTFIWFDRYDGALLRHDNALKADLATRVQNWFYPLHTGSYGGLATRWLQLFAGLAMALLSLSGAWLFYRGWRARAAARPGAIRAVS; translated from the coding sequence ATGCGCGCCACGGCTGTCTGGCTGCACCGCTACCTGGGCCTGGCGCTGGGCGCACTGTTGCTGGTGAGCGGCCTGAGCGGGGCCTGGATCGTCTTCGGCAAGCAGGTCGATGCATCGCTCAACGACGGCCTGTTGCGGGTGCAGCCGCAAGCCGCGCGGGCGCCGCTGGAGCAGGTGCTGGCCGCGGCGCGGCAGGGCGCGCCGGGGCTGGATGTAAAGACGGTCTTCATTCCGGAGCAGCCCGACCTGGCGCTGGAAATCTGGTTCCGCGGCACCGACCTGCGCGCCTATGTCAACCCCTACAGCGGCGCGCTGAAGGGCACCCGCCGCGCCGGGGACAGCCTGAACGGCTTCCTGCTGGACCTGCACATGCATCTGCTGTCGGGCAAGACCGGCGAACAGGTGATGGGCTGGGTCGGACTGGGCGCCCTGGCGCTCTGCCTGGCTGGCCTGTGGCTGTGGTGGCCGCGACGCGGCGACTACAGAAAAGCGCTGGGCGTGAAGTGGGGCGCGTCGCCTTACCGTGTCTGGCGCGACCTGCACAAGCTCACAGGCGTGGTGCTGTGCCTGTTCATGGTGATGGGCGCCGGCACCGGCGCGGCGCTGGCGCTGCATGATGTGCTGACCGAGCCGCTGCTCAAGGCCCTGACCGGCGAGGGCACGCGCCGCAAGCCACCGCTTTCCCGTCCGCCGGCACCGGCAGCGATGGCGGCCAGCCTGTCGGCCATGCTGCAGGAGGCCAGCCGCCTGTATCCGGACGGCCGCGTTACCCGCGTGGGGCTGCCGTCCAGGCCCGATGAGGCGGTGATGGTGCGCATGCGGCTGCCCGGCGAGATACACCAGTACGGCCGCACATTCATCTGGTTCGACCGCTACGATGGCGCGCTGCTGCGCCACGACAATGCGCTCAAGGCCGATCTCGCCACGCGGGTGCAGAACTGGTTCTATCCGCTGCATACCGGCAGCTATGGCGGACTGGCCACCCGCTGGCTGCAACTCTTCGCCGGGCTGGCGATGGCGCTGCTGTCGCTGTCTGGCGCCTGGCTGTTCTACCGGGGCTGGCGGGCGCGCGCGGCGGCGCGGCCTGGTGCGATCCGCGCCGTGTCGTAG
- a CDS encoding TonB-dependent siderophore receptor produces the protein MPLRRTALAFSLAAIHFPSVHAQTAPAELAPVDVTGERAGSYKSSSVQVGTFRDLAPLDVPQTSNVVTREVLDAQAASGLFDALRNTAGVTRSQLTGSTYDNIAIRGILVENRGNYRLNGSLPIINLIDVPLENKERAEVLKGASSLYYGFVPPSGIVNLVTRRAGRQDVSNFAVTANQYGGASVHADIGRRFGDAQQFGARVNLVEGREETGIANYGGSRRLASAALDFRASRDLGFRLDLEHYRKEVSEQAAIRLPAASSGRIVLPAVPDNRQNLASEWQKYDAQATNLLFRTDYSINDNWSLLLEAGKARTERDRHFSEFRNDSLASGNGTLLNYFARGQAYENENYRAEITGRLATGPLAHEVSLGYNLNRRSSESGTSATPIGVAQNLYDPVSIARLSPAYTVPSTGSEIRDAGWYLSDRIQISERWQAMAGLRSSSYRSTSTSARYQADDLTPSLSLMFKPNPRTSVYASYIEGLEESGQAPLNRANAGEWLAPAVAKQKEIGAKAEVAQGVLLQAAWFDIRRPSTAVDAANRFVLNGLAEYKGVELAASGEIGRDLSVIASALLLDASQRNEQNPATYGKTPENTPRRTASLFAEYRLRQVPGLAVSGGLFYVGSRPVNNENQASIGGYATLSLGARYSTRIAGKPTTFQAVLDNATDRNYWSTAGNGYIGVGAPRTLKLLARVSF, from the coding sequence ATGCCATTGCGCCGTACTGCGCTTGCCTTCTCGCTGGCCGCCATCCATTTCCCTTCCGTCCATGCCCAGACCGCCCCCGCCGAACTGGCGCCGGTCGACGTAACCGGCGAGCGTGCCGGCAGCTACAAGTCAAGCAGCGTGCAGGTCGGTACCTTTCGCGACCTCGCGCCGCTGGACGTGCCGCAGACCAGCAATGTGGTAACCCGCGAGGTGCTGGATGCCCAGGCCGCCTCGGGCCTGTTCGATGCGCTGCGCAATACCGCCGGCGTAACCCGCTCGCAACTGACCGGCTCGACCTACGACAACATCGCCATCCGCGGCATTCTGGTGGAAAACCGCGGCAATTACCGGCTCAACGGCTCGCTGCCCATCATCAACCTGATCGACGTGCCGCTGGAGAACAAGGAGCGGGCCGAGGTGCTGAAGGGCGCATCGTCGCTGTATTACGGCTTCGTGCCGCCGTCGGGCATCGTCAACCTGGTTACCAGGCGGGCCGGCAGGCAGGACGTGTCCAACTTCGCCGTGACCGCCAACCAGTACGGCGGCGCAAGCGTGCATGCCGACATCGGCCGGCGCTTCGGCGACGCCCAGCAGTTCGGCGCCCGCGTCAACCTGGTCGAGGGCAGGGAAGAGACCGGCATCGCCAACTATGGCGGCAGCCGTCGGCTGGCCAGCGCCGCGCTCGACTTCCGCGCCAGCCGCGACCTGGGCTTCAGGCTGGACCTGGAGCACTACCGCAAGGAAGTGTCGGAGCAGGCGGCGATCCGCCTGCCTGCCGCCAGCAGTGGCCGCATCGTCCTGCCTGCCGTGCCGGACAACCGCCAGAACCTGGCTTCCGAATGGCAGAAATACGATGCCCAGGCGACCAACCTGCTGTTTCGCACCGATTATTCGATCAACGACAATTGGTCGCTGCTGCTGGAAGCCGGCAAGGCGCGCACCGAGCGCGACCGCCATTTTTCCGAATTCCGCAACGACAGCCTGGCCAGCGGCAACGGCACCCTGCTCAATTACTTCGCCCGCGGCCAGGCCTATGAGAATGAGAATTATCGCGCCGAGATCACCGGACGGCTTGCCACCGGGCCGCTTGCCCATGAAGTCAGCCTCGGCTACAACCTGAACCGCCGTAGTTCCGAGTCGGGCACGTCAGCCACCCCGATCGGCGTGGCGCAAAACCTGTACGACCCGGTATCGATTGCGCGCCTGTCGCCGGCCTATACCGTGCCCTCAACCGGCTCGGAGATCCGCGACGCCGGCTGGTATTTGTCTGACCGCATCCAGATCAGCGAACGCTGGCAGGCCATGGCGGGCCTGCGCAGCAGCAGCTACCGCAGCACATCGACCAGCGCCCGCTATCAGGCCGACGACCTGACGCCGTCGCTGTCGCTGATGTTCAAGCCCAACCCCAGGACCTCGGTCTATGCCAGTTACATCGAGGGCCTGGAAGAAAGCGGCCAGGCGCCGCTGAACCGGGCCAATGCCGGCGAATGGCTGGCGCCGGCGGTGGCGAAGCAAAAGGAAATCGGCGCCAAGGCGGAAGTGGCGCAGGGCGTGCTGCTGCAGGCCGCCTGGTTCGACATCCGTCGCCCGTCGACCGCAGTGGATGCGGCCAACCGCTTCGTGCTCAACGGCCTGGCCGAATACAAGGGCGTCGAACTGGCCGCATCCGGCGAGATTGGCCGCGACCTGTCGGTGATCGCGTCGGCGCTGCTGCTCGACGCCAGCCAGCGCAATGAGCAGAACCCGGCCACCTATGGCAAGACCCCGGAAAACACGCCGCGCCGCACTGCCAGCCTGTTTGCCGAATACCGTCTGCGGCAGGTACCCGGCCTGGCCGTCAGCGGCGGCCTGTTTTATGTCGGCAGCCGCCCGGTGAACAATGAAAACCAGGCCAGCATCGGCGGCTATGCCACGCTGTCGCTGGGCGCGCGCTACAGCACGCGCATCGCCGGCAAGCCGACCACGTTCCAGGCCGTGCTCGATAACGCCACCGACAGGAACTACTGGAGCACCGCCGGCAATGGCTATATCGGCGTCGGCGCGCCGCGCACCCTCAAGCTCCTGGCCAGGGTGTCGTTCTGA
- a CDS encoding ProQ/FinO family protein, with translation MTTPTPVPSPAQAARVLLKQLQADFEVFRQAKPLAIGIDKQLIAKLPDVNRKVLRIALGMHTNSLRYLKAMEKATERFNLEGQVDGEVTETHRSHAAQTVRERLKKEADQRRAERAAQQAEEARRQSEEKLHQLAAKFSRGR, from the coding sequence ATGACTACACCGACTCCCGTTCCCAGCCCGGCGCAGGCCGCACGCGTCCTGCTGAAACAGCTGCAGGCTGATTTCGAGGTGTTCCGCCAAGCCAAGCCGCTGGCCATCGGCATCGACAAGCAGCTCATCGCCAAGCTGCCCGATGTCAACCGCAAGGTACTGCGCATTGCCCTGGGCATGCACACCAATTCACTGCGTTACCTGAAGGCCATGGAAAAGGCCACCGAGCGCTTCAACCTGGAAGGGCAGGTCGATGGCGAAGTCACCGAAACCCATCGCAGCCATGCCGCGCAGACGGTGCGCGAGCGGCTGAAGAAGGAAGCCGACCAGCGCCGCGCCGAGCGCGCTGCCCAGCAAGCCGAAGAGGCGCGCCGCCAGAGCGAGGAAAAGCTGCACCAGCTGGCGGCGAAGTTCTCCCGCGGCCGCTGA
- the cheD gene encoding chemoreceptor glutamine deamidase CheD, with amino-acid sequence MPIATPEHFASNLYYDRTFDSDAAKILPGEFYCTIKDMLIVTVLGSCVAACIRDRVSGIGGMNHFMLPDGGDSDNPLISASARYGTFAMEVLINELLKSGARRENLEAKVFGGGNVLRGLTALNVGERNAAFVRAYLKAEGIRVVAEDLNDIFPRKVYFFPRTGRVLVKKLRELNNNTLVNREQDYASRLQGGKVGGAVELF; translated from the coding sequence ATGCCTATCGCCACGCCCGAGCATTTCGCCAGCAACCTGTACTACGACCGCACCTTCGATAGCGATGCCGCCAAGATCCTGCCTGGCGAGTTCTATTGCACCATCAAGGACATGCTGATCGTGACGGTGCTGGGTTCCTGCGTGGCGGCCTGCATACGCGACCGGGTTTCCGGCATCGGCGGCATGAACCACTTCATGCTGCCGGACGGCGGCGACAGCGACAATCCGCTGATTTCGGCTTCGGCCCGGTACGGCACCTTTGCGATGGAAGTGCTGATCAACGAACTGCTGAAAAGCGGCGCGCGCCGGGAAAACCTGGAAGCCAAGGTATTCGGCGGCGGCAATGTGCTGCGCGGCCTGACGGCGCTGAATGTCGGCGAGCGCAATGCCGCCTTCGTGCGGGCCTATCTCAAGGCTGAAGGCATCAGGGTGGTGGCGGAAGACCTCAACGACATCTTTCCGCGCAAGGTCTATTTCTTCCCGCGCACCGGCCGGGTGCTGGTGAAGAAGCTGCGGGAACTCAACAACAATACCCTGGTCAACCGTGAACAGGACTATGCCAGCCGCCTGCAGGGCGGCAAGGTCGGCGGCGCGGTCGAGCTGTTCTGA